The segment caatggaaaccgtagtatttcagcgctcctaaagcgcccccttgtgacaaagaatgaatttttatttccacatttttcagctctttatggtcaaattattgcaatgatcgacctagtttttatgcagcaaacaattagagttgtaaatgtgaaagatgttaatgtgccttctaaatatctaaacaattaagacagtactatttatgttttaaataaaatataataataaattaaaaactcgatttatcccttttaatggtataaaggctgaaattccattgtataagatattttgtttttgtgtgaacctgtatctgaattataaatcatgccatttcatgccattttatatcctaccgtctacaatcttacaatacaatatacatcaggggccacagatattttcaatagtgaccacacagagtttaatataacagctgttttttattattgtgtttaacagagagaagaaaatctttaggtttgacaatttaatacacaacaatttctactcaaaatgaataggtccaaagaaaatatttttaatcttttaaacattaaaatgttttttttttttatgttctgtttctttctcaaaactgcttcacagcattggctgctagaagcctctgtaatgatatgtatatcagcaaggaatgtgtcacaatatacagtacagtattgctgtactgatgttttgagcacagccctatttagagagccccttttatagtgataaaaatattactaattctattgtttgagtcctgaactaaacataaatgcaattaaaactttgaataatgcattacttgtcttattaatgacattgttacttgttacgtaagtaactggatgcctacaatgaggtgatggacccgaggggctctttaatgtcttgttccaggtgccctttttatactttgagcacctgcccctttaaaggtctctgcacggccctggcaTTCTGAACAATCTTTGTAAGATGTCTGATAAAATGTCTTGTCTAGTCGATGATTAACCAATCTTTAAAAACAGTCTGAACATATAAGGACTTCAGGTATATTAATCTCTTCAACCCACTGAAGAGCTGATAATATTGCAATAGTTTCTGTAGCATACACTGATAAATGATCTTTAgattattctgttttttttaatcatttataaccTGAAAATCAACTACAGACATTGGAAATAACCACAGCACATTTACCTACCATTTTAAGCCTCATTATTTGCTTTCCATCCAAATCTATTTAGATTTACATTCATGTTCCCAGCAGCTTTCCAAGACTCTTTAAACTGGGTGTATTTCTGAATGCTCTTTAACAGTAGCCCAATACACCAGTTTCAGCTTCAACCTAAGAAATCTACATACCCAATGAAAACTACATACAATGTCAAAACATGGAGAGGGTGGGGTTTGTGACCTATACTGATTCCAGCCTCCTGGGGGCGATCGAGACGCTCTTTCTTCATCTTCAGCGCTCGTGAGGATCACTCGATGTGCGCATGCGCGAGTTAGAGAGCGGAGttgcgtgagagagagagttgtCCGGTGAGTTcttatttttgtttgctttttgctGTCCTGTTATCTTCATTTGCGTAGTTATGTTTGAGTGTAGCAGGAATGTGAGGTAAATGTCAGGTTCACATATGAATAActgtgtaattttatttataacgCGCATTCAGTGCAGAGAGGAGACTTTTACTTGAACACATGTCCTCCATTCAACCGGCAAAAACAATCTAGGGTtaccacccgtcccttaaaatacggaatcgtcccgttttgaatcaatacgggatgggttttgtcccgtattttttataattttttttaaagcagcgtctcatgcagttACTCACTGCGGTAAAACCAGCCGGGGTTCAGAAAAACActgtcaagccagccgcgattgattataagtgtgcgcgcatattacagtgattacggtagtttcagaaacaacacagagagaacgcgcttgcagagcgcttttcagtcagacgcccaggactgagagataatactacaaaatgctcgtgaatttttacttacttatttatttgcatttctgctttaattagggatgcaccgatccacattttttcacttccgatccgattccgatacctgaatttggatatctgccgataccgatactattccgataccagagctctatttgcttttatatcactatgactattatcattattgttgattttatgaggctgtaacaaacttctctacaagcaagtctaagtatctcccaaaaagcaacttgaggtaagtatgaggttagaaaatggcagaaatcccatcctgaaaacaaatatgcaactttaagggtttaaattgatatttatttaaatttcaagacagggttactagatactagtgcaatatacactcttgttgcataaaacataaaggttttcaaatatttgaaataaaaaataaatattcacactataaatagaacaatgtgcatctgatcaacataaattcagtaaattcttgcttgtgtagcagcaacaaaataaggttttcaaatgttaaacattttgaataaaagtgcaataagtgcacttttcggatcagcaaaaaaacaaacaaaacaaaaaaagtttgttgtttattaattactgaatgcttactttaagtacttctaatccacagcaaaaactagctgaactaatataataagtaacagaacaagaacactaacacaaatgacaagtgtagatgaataaaaacataaagttactaataaaatcaataatactagtattcaggtgcagaaatttaataattcattgataaataactagtgcttctcactgcaggtatttataggatgctgtctctttaaggcctaacgcacgtaatactggcacgcatctccttctcagctgtttcggttcactgaagacataaccgacgctgttaccagaataaaacaacgggtatttaaacataactttgtatgaatgtttctgttcaagagacgttaaagagtaatcagtctgtgaatcgcgcagtttgaatcacgtctctctctctctctctctctctctctctctctctctgtgcgcgtgctcgcttcaggtgtgtgcggcaacgttaaaaacagaaaataacacgcacgaagtctacaaattataaacttttactctatgatgggtaatatttaacagttaatctactaaatccacgaggtgccacctctcggaacaacggctttgcaaacattgcacgttgctgtctttgcggcgtttccgaccgtaaagtatttccacacagcggacatgtatgacgctcaatgctaaactgctacctgcaaactgaagatttcctgaaaggaggcatctcatctctctcagtgtcttattggagcacagacacgtcacctagcccgggatcacttgtgaagtcatttcagcagacagcactgtacgtagacataactctggatcggaaatttctctaggttggatcggaaatttccgatccattaattaagctggtatcggaacccgataccgatactggatcggatcggccccatccctagctttaatatccgttttatttattggtgtacttgacggtgatcagtcttattcaggacgtcccatattatatgcaaaactcatatgaaacctttttactgcagcatttttgagatatgggacatgattacattttaacggggtatatagaccccatttctaaaaagtagaaaaaaaaacaatgatcatttctTAATCAGgatgtcccatattatatgcacaactcatatgaaacccccccgaatgcgtcccttatttttgggtattaaaagtggtaaccctagttGTGTCTAATGATTAGTTGATTAATTCTTTCTATGAACTgggtacttttttatttaaatgtatgtcAGGTCAagtcacttttatttatatagcactatcaaccatacagattgtgtcaaaacaGCTTTGCGGTGATAGGAAAATAGtgagtcaataatgcaaaaggtaTGTTAGATAATCGTGTAGTTGATTAAACATTTAATAGTCCAATTTGAAGATCAAACTTTTGTATGGCAATTGCTTTTACATAAAGTTTACAGTTCtctcttttatatttttaacgaGTTTCTGAaaatcaactgtttttatttttatttcagagttgattgaAGAAAATGAGAATGAAGAATTGAGTGAAGCTGATGAGAGAAATAGTGTCAAAATGAGTCGCTCTCAAACcgaacagaaagatttaaagaaaagcagagccaagaaatctttcacctgcactcagtgtggaaagagtttgacaaacaaacaaaatctggagtttcacatgagagttcacactggagagaaaccgttcacttgtgatcaatgcgggaagagttttacaCAATCATCACATCTTAAGcatcacatgaacatccacactagagagaaactgtacgcatgtgatcaatgtgataaaacatttttgtgggcTTTAAGCCTGAGGAGACACCTGAGAGCTCATGCAAAGGAGAAGCCATATTCATGTCATTTGTGCGGAAAGAGTTTTTCACGTCTAGAATATTTGAAAGTACATCAGAAAATACATTCTGGTGTGAGAgattacatgtgctttgagtgtgaaaagacttttactacagcgaGAAATTTAAGAAAGCaccagaggattcacactggagaaaaaccttacacgtgttcacactgcgacaagagattcagccGGCCAGAAAACCTGAGAACACacaagaggatccacactggagagaaaccgtatcactgcactgaatgtgggatctGTTTCAGACATTTATCTTCTCTACGCAGTCACACAAAAAACAATCACAGTGAGTGGATCATCTTCAGATCTGATTCTGCACACAATAATGAATCAATCAATAAAATATAATCTGGATCAATCAAGAGCCATGACAAAGAAACATCATCTAAAGTTTTCACAGTCAGTAaagttcatcttcatcttcaaaacCAGCAGATTTAACTGAGATCAACTCAAATACAAAGTTCCTCTCAAAAGAACAGTTTCAAAAAGTTTAATTCTTGTATATGATTTTGCTTCATGATATAAATCATACTGTGTTTTCATATTATGTTCAACTGTCTTATAATGCACATCTGTCACTTGTAGTTTAACTTGTGTTTCATGAAGTAGCTGTTTACAAACTGTTCTTGTTCAGGAAGCTGAAGAAGAGTCTGTGACACTTAAATTGTTTTcttcactgtttttttttataaagaactagttatgatatatttagaaaaaaaaaaacagatgaaagATGTTTAGAACTGATATTTATTTGCTACTCATTCATTTACATTTGCTTATGTGCTTAATGTTACCTTTTTAGTAACACATAATcattttttaatattgtattaacaGCTTGTATTGTCTGCTGGTTGTATTTGCTTTAGAGGAAAAAGtcattttatagttttagttataaTATTAGAAAGCCATGTAGTGTTATGCTTGCTTTTTGGGCTTTCTGTTTTAAATTTCTCAATAAAGCTCTTGAATTGACTTGAATTGAAAGCCTTTATTGTCATTGTCTTTTTCTGAATACAGTGAAATTAGTCGTTGAATAGCCCTCACCACAATCTGCTGTCCATGCCATAAATGACATACTTAATCTATATTGGTGAATTTTGAACATGCTTGGTAGGATATCATATAATATGTCTTGTCTAGATGTAGACTTGCCACTTACTAAACTTACTAAGACTGTTCTCAATAGCTGTATTTCCTCGACCCAATTAagcttcttctttttctttgacATTTTATGGCGGTTGACAAACCAGCTTTAGGTGCATATACTATATGATATAATTTAAGACtttgaagttgctttgacacaatctgaatTTTGAAGTTCTTCTGTAAGTTGTAATCTTTTGATACTTACCTTTTAGATTTTATTACAATACATTCAACTGTTTCAGGAATATCGTATTTAACACAAAGTCCAGACTCATGTTTTCCTGTTGTAAATAATGATTAAGTGCAGTGTGTCCAATTATAAGACCAGATATAATGCTGTCTTCCTTTCTATTCCCAAAAATTCTCCTCTCAAttccaactattttttttttatattatataaacattgTCCTTTTTTCTCACCATGCAATTTACTTTGCcacacatacagtggtgtgaaaaagtgttgtcccccttaatatttttttttttttttttttttttttttttttgcgtgtttgtcacactttaatctTTTGGTCAAAGATAacgcaagtaaacacaacatgcagtttttaaatgaaggtttttttatgaagggaaataCTTAAATAGGAcgtgcctgacaaagtgaagtagaccaaaagatcctcaaaagctatgttgagatccaaagaaattcaggaacaaatgagaaacaaagtaattgagatctatcagtctggaaaaggttataaagccatttctaaagatTTGGGACTTGTTGTGTTTTCCCTTTTCttcgattgaagaaacattcttGAGCCTCGGGTTTTGATACCAAAAAGAATAGACTTTATTGCCGAGACAATCAAGCCAAGCCATTCACAGAGAACTAATTCAGTCCGGTTGAGGAAGGGTTCTTATACCTgccttctcacacacacatgtcAAACTGAATTATTGGGGGTCCTTGgatttaccattattattataaacagatgttcttcCCCACCATGGACTGGTTACAGGCCCCTAACATAACAAGTTCTTCCTTACCCTGGCCTCTCTAGTGGGACACAGCCTAGCTAGTGGGCCTCTACATATATTGTGTCTATTGTCAAAACAAATCATATAGCTTCGTCATATGAGCGCCACCATATGTGACTTCTGCAATGTCTGCACATTCCATTCTCCTACAGGGCCTTACACACCCAGACAGATACATTATTATGATAGTAGCTTGATTAGTTCAAATTTTGGCCAATGAAAATCTTCATcagactccagcgaaccacagtggtgaaccttcccaggagtggcctgccgaccaaaattaccccaagagcacagcgacgactcatccaagaggtcacaaaagaccccacaacaacatctaaagaactgtaggcctctcttgcctcagttaaggtcagtgttcatgactccaccataagaaagagactgggcaaaaatggcctgcatggcagagttcagagacgaaaaccgctgctgagcaaaaagaacataaaggctcatctcagttttgccagaacacatcttgatgatccccaagacttgtgggaaaatactctgtggactgacgagacaaaactTGAACTTTTCGGAAGGTGTGTATCCCATAAAAGTAACACAggatttcagaaaaagaacattatcccaacagtaaaatatggtgatggtagtgtgatggttttgctgcttctggatctggaaggacaatgtccggccatctgttggtgacctcaagctgaagccaacttgggttctgcagcaggacaatgatccaaaacacaccagcaaatccacctctgaatggctgaagaaaaacaaaatgaagacgtTTGGACTGTCCTAgttaaagtcctgacctgaatcccattgagatgctgtggtatcttaaaaaggtggttcatgctggaaaaccctccaatgtggctgaattacaacattTCTGCCAAAATGAGTGGCCAAAATTAccgcacagcgctgtaacagactcattgcaagttatggcaaacacttgattgcagttgttgctgctaagggtggcccaaccagttattaagtttagggggcaaacactttttccacACCACTGTACATAGCccttttatttcttatttactcATCTGAACATTAAACTCTGGCTATTTTAAAGTTTAGTTTTTTCTAACTATTTGATCCACCACTTCATTTCCTTCTATTCCTATATGTGCAGGTATCCATACAAAAGAGATTATAGCTTTTGTTTGCATTCTGAACAAACTTTGTAAGATGTCTGATAAAATGTCTCGTCTAGTCGAAGATTAACCAATCTTTAAAAACAGTCTGAACATATGACCACTTCAGGTATATTAATCTCTTCAACCCACTGAAGAGCCAATAATAGTGCAATCATTTCTGTAGCATACACTGATAGATGATCTTTGGATTCTTgtctgttttaattatttatactcACTAGAACCTGAAAATCAGCTACAGACATTGGGAATAACCACAACACATTTACATTCATGTTCCCAGCAGTTTTCTAATACTCTTTTAAGTCTAAATGAATTAGTTTTGTCTTTCGTCCCGTTTGATTAGATGGAGAGggtggggtttatgacctatactgattTCATCCTCCTGGGGGCGATCGAGACGCTCTTTCTTCATCTTCAGAGCTCGTGAGGATCACTCGATGTGCGCATGCGCGAGTTAGAGAGCGGAgctgcgtgagagagagagagttgtccGGTGAGTCCTGTTTTTCTTCtctattttttgcttttttctgTACTGCATATCTTCATTTTCGTAGTTATGTTTGAGTGTAGCAGGAATTTGAGGTAAATGTCAGCTTCACGTATGAATAActgtgtaattttatttataacgTGTATTCAGTGCAGAAAGGAGACTTTTAAATTCCTCCATTCAACCGGCAAAAACAATCGCTGTGTCTAGTGATTATTTGTTTACGAAGTTAGACGAACCAGCAAATAATAAGACTTTCTATTaacttaactgaggcaagagagtcTTTAAACAAAACGTAGCCTATGTCAattcaagtcacctttatttatatatagggctattaacaatacagattgtgtcaaagcagctttacagcattaaataggaaaatagtgagtcaataaaacaaaaagtatGTTTGATAATCGTGTAGttgattaaatatatttaatagtcATATTTATAGATCAAACTTTTGGATGGCAATTGTCTACTTTCTACTGTTACATCAAAGTTCACGGTtctctcttttcttttttaacGAGTTTCTGAAaattaactgtttttatttcagagttgattgaAGAAATTGAGGCGAATGGAGAATTGAGTGAAGCTGATGAGAGAAATCATGTCAAAATGAGTCGCTCTCaaaccaaacagaaagatttaaagaaaagcagagccaagaaatctttcacctgcaatcagtgtggaaagagtttgaaaAACAAACGTAATCTTGagcttcacatgagagttcacactggagagaaactgttcacttgtgatcagtgcgggaagagtttcagtCAGTCAGCAAACCTTAAGgtacacatgaacatccacactagagagaaactgtacgcatgtgatcaatgtgataaaacatttttgtgggcTTTAAGCCTGACAAAACACCTGAGAGTTCACACAAAGGAGAAAccacattcatgccatttgtgtggaaagagtttttcattaCTACAAAGTTTGAAGATACATCAGAAAATACACGCTGGTGTGAAAgattacatgtgctttgagtgtgaaaagacttttactacaTCGAGCCAGTTAAGAAAGCACCAGAGGATTcatactggagaaaaaccttatatgtgttcacactgcgaTCAAAGATTCAGGCTTTCAGAAatcctgaaaacacatgagaggatccacaccggagagaaaccttatatgtgttcacactgtgacaagagattcagactGCCAGATATactgaaaagacatgagaggatccacactggagagaaaccgtatcactgcactgaatgtgggatctGTTTCAGACATTCATCTGCTCTACGCAGTCACACAAAAAACATTCACAGtgagtagatcatcttcagatccagcACTTTCAGGTCTGATGCTGCACACAAAAATGAATCAAGCAATACAATATCTACTCATCCATTTACTTTTGCTTTTAGTAATTATTGactgaatgttatttttttagtaatacGTTATCATTTTTGATATTGTATCAACGACTTGTATTGTCTGCTGGTTGTATTTGCTTTAGGTTAAAAAGtcattttatagttttagttataaTATTAGAAAACCATGTAGTGTTATGTTTGCTTTTTGGGCTTTCTGTTTTAAATTTCTCAATAAAACTCTTTAATTGATTTGAATTGAAAGCTTTTATTGTCATTGTCTTTTTCTGAATACAGTGAAATTAGTCGTTGAATAGCCCTCACCACAATCCACTGTCCATGCCATAAAACTGATATATTTAATCTATACAGGTGAAGTTTGAACATGCTTTAGGATATCATGTAATATGTCTTGTCTAGATGTAGACTTGCCGCTTAATAAACTTACTAAGACAAAGCACAAATAACTGTTCTCAATAGCTGCATGTCCTCGAACCAATTAAGCTGCTTCTTCTTCTTTGACATTTTATGGCGTCTGGCAAACCAGTTTTTGCTGCATATACTATATGAAGTATATAatttaatactgtgaagttgctttgacacaatctgtattttGAAGTTCTTCTGTAAGTTGTAATCTTTTGACATCATACCATTTAGATTCTATTACAAAATGTTCAACTGTTTCAGAAAGATTTAACACAAATTTAACACAAAGTCCAGACTCATGTTTTCCTGTTGTATATAATGATTGATTAAGTGCAGTGTGTCCAATTCTAAGACCAGATATAATACCGTCTTCCTTTCAATTCACAAAAATTCTCCCCtcatttacaacttttttttttttatatattatataaacattgTCCTTTTTTCTCACCATCCAATTTACTTTGCcacacatacagtggtgtgaaaaagttttGGCCtccttattaatttaaattttttggatgtttgtcacactttaacgTTTCAGATCCAAAACAcatcagcaaatccacctctgaatggctgaagaaaaacaaaatgaagactagAGTGGCCTATtcacagtcctgacctgaatcctattgagatgctgtggcatgatctTAAAAAGACAGTTCATGCTTGATAaacctccaatgtggctgaattacaacatttctgccaagatgagtggccaAACTCCCTTCACAGCGCTGTAAccgactcattgcaagttatcacaaacacttgattgcagttgttgctgctaagggtggcctaGTCTCAGCCTctatgcatatggtacacttaactggaaacacttcaggaatgtcgaagtcgtcatctgattagttgaatttgaccggatttccgggagatgTGAATGTCGCATTTgctttcggtccgccgggaaacaaagcgcagactgatttactcggcgttttgctaaaaggtgcttatgcagacgcgattgttgttatacacttttgcgacgttcgcgcacaaattactgacttattgcttgttctccctcttcttatttaactggttatttcaatgactgactggttgcacgccagtctgttgttgaggcatttccatgcaccgacacgtgacgctgaacgaaacgaactttGATTGGCTGTTTGACatgccttatgggcgggccttggccaattaaagctgccatgaattccagagctaaagccgtcagtctgaaggtctggctatgcgagactaagggtggcccaaccagttattatgtttagggggcaaacactttttcacaccactataCATAGCCCTTTTatttctaatttaatattcatgtcatttgtgtggaaagagtttttcatttCTACACCATTTGAAAGTACATCAGAAAATGCACACCTGTGTGAGAGATTACATGTgttttgagtgtgaaaagacttttactacagcaaGCAATTTAAGAAAGcaccagaggatccacactggaaagaaaccgtatcactgcactgaatgtgggatctGTTTCAGACATTTATCTTCTCTACGCAGTCACACAAAAAACAATCACAGtgagtagatcatcttcagatccagcATTTTCAGATCTGATGCTGCACACAATAATGAATCAAGCAATAAAATATCATCTGGATCAATCAAGAGCCACGACAAAGAAACATCATCTAAAGTTTTCACAGTCAATAAAGTTCATCTTCACCTTCAAAACCAGCAGATTTAACTCGAAAATAAAGTTCCTCTCTAAAGAAccatttcaaaaaagttttatttttgtatatgatTTTGCTTCATGATATTGTGTTTTCATATTATGTTCAGTTGTCTTCTAATGCATATCTGTCACttgtagttttaatttgtctttcATGAAGTATCTGTTTACAAACTGTTATTGTTCAGGAAGCTGAAGAAGAGGCTGTGACACTTTAACTGTTTTcttcactgtttttttttattttattttatttattttttatttttaaatccaaaaacaattctatataccataatttttgttttccacaacatgtgaatataccccctgttgtgttttacaacaaaaacaatcggaacaccttgttatcattagtttttatcattagtttttatttgctttcccgAGTCTGCTACTAAGTTAGCTTATAGCCCGTTTAACATTGCCAGCGTGGTTGCGGCTAATCTTGcttacattgtttattctctaatcacacacatttcaactgtttactcactgttacttgctttagtggcaaatttgtgtctacctttgagtgcaggtgaagacacgttcgagctgcactcggTTCAGGTCGAGCTGGAGgccgtggagaagcagatccaggggttGCTGGTGTCACGAGGTGACGAaacattcagttttttttttttttttgccaggcgGAACTAATGTTCGCCGCGATTGCCTCCCGCCGGACCCATAACAACGGAACACGGGGGTAGTTCCGGATTAGCGCAAAATCCACCGCGAGTGGGGTGATTAGCCAAAATCGCCGGCAGCTGTGTACGAGGGGATTGAAGCTCTGTGAATGTGGATCTCGCAGGCAGCATGAGGGGGTAGAAGGAGGAGAGGAAGTGGGGCTGGGAGACGGGCTTGGGACTATGAGTGTGGGAGAAGGAGCACGTTAATGCAACTGGAGGAAGGAAGCCGCTGTACAGTAAGATTGTTTGTGAGAGACTGTGAGTAGACCAATCAATCTCCATCTTCTCTTCCTGTCTATGGGACTCCTCAACGTGAGTGCCAGGTCTGAGAATGGGCAACGGCCATCTATATATGTATTTTCCACTGAGTGTTGAATTGCAGGGATGAAGTGATGTGATGCACTGTCTTGATGTGTGAAGTGTGAACTTAAACCTGCTGGACGTCCATTACTTACCTGAGTTTTCTATCACGTTCTAAGACGTAAGAAGAGGCTAACATTGTTGTACTCCACAGATATTGGAATGTATTATTTGACAGCCCTTTAGGAGGATTGCATACCGGAAGACTCACCAACTGCTTTGCAGTAAAATCccccagc is part of the Garra rufa chromosome 1, GarRuf1.0, whole genome shotgun sequence genome and harbors:
- the LOC141332067 gene encoding uncharacterized protein; amino-acid sequence: MSRSQTKQKDLKKSRAKKSFTCNQCGKSLKNKRNLELHMRVHTGEKLFTCDQCGKSFSQSANLKVHMNIHTREKLYACDQCDKTFLWALSLTKHLRVHTKEKPHSCHLCGKSFSLLQSLKIHQKIHAGVKDYMCFECEKTFTTSSQLRKHQRIHTGEKPYMCSHCDQRFRLSEILKTHERIHTGEKPYMCSHCDKRFRLPDILKRHERIHTGEKPYHCTECGICFRHSSALRSHTKNIHIHQKMHTCVRDYMCFECEKTFTTASNLRKHQRIHTGKKPYHCTECGICFRHLSSLRSHTKNNHTKLSSLKPFSHKSLPVTWRRGIRARILTDCFAVKNPPAVSSLPSRGSRIRRLTDCSAVKPSSREFSAFYLQKKRIMYPNYATELSCSSLRSVVSPNSSLLLKASEATYRSTPYSAPCGPSDAIIPDVVHSGAWTPRTMGAAAAEDASQIPGEMQCDAVIIPAILKDDVSISAIVLHAGVNDACHTS